Genomic segment of Primulina tabacum isolate GXHZ01 chromosome 11, ASM2559414v2, whole genome shotgun sequence:
CAGGTCGTCATCTTTTCTGATATATTTAGAATTCTGACCGCGTCTTTGAACTTTAATTATTGATCgatgaaaaacgaaaattttaaACAGTCGAGTCTGATCCTTAATCACTAATTGAACTGATTTACTATAAAGTGAAAAGATTTTATACAGAATGATAGATATTCGGTGGATCTAAATCAATCGACCATAAAAATCAGTTTAGCTCACGATATCTTTCATACAAATTTATCAGTTAGGTTATTAATTAGTTAGACTACTAAGTTCGGTTTATTTCTAGAATTTAGTTTTGTTCTATCATCAAATCTAAAATATTCAACCTAATGCATAATTATGtgtcaattaaattaattaaattaaaaaattatcgaTTATTAACTAAGAGTGAGGAAAAAATGCAAAGTGATGCATcaatatatcaattaaataaattacttTTGTTTAACTTGAagctaaaaaaataataattatgaaggtctaatcacaaatttatattttatttaacttgaagtttaaaaaattaagaagataCATTAATCATATATAAGTCAATCAAATTAACAAACATTAGAGCAACATTATATGATTATGTTCATTTTAATAAGTCGgcaaaatcacaatacactattattattattgttacaaaaaatgaaaaactaaaATTATTCATATCGTCGTGACgttattattatttcaaatacaataaaataccaatattcacaaatatttacaattatatatatatatatatataataataataataataataataataatataaatagcAGGACATCCTTCGCAAACATATTCAAAGCAGCGAAAGCGTTTTTTATCAATCATCAAGTAATGCGATTTCATCGGATAGCGTTCCCTGGAACCCTAACCCAATTTTCTTTTGCCTGTCGTGTGCCACCAGAATATTAGCACGTTCCCTCTTTACTTCTGTCATCCACGGGGTGACTCCAGTCTTCTTTAATTGTACGCAATTCCTTTTGTTACTTTCATTGTTTGGTTTTTGAAGTTTTGAtttcaattttgtttttgtttttgtttttgtttttgtaattTGGCCAGTGATCAATCGAAGATATACAGAGAGGGATGGCGGATCAGAAACTGACACGTATCGCTATAGTGAGCTCCGATAAGTGCAAGCCGAAAAAATGTCGCCAGGAGTGCAAAAAAAGCTGCCCTGTTGTCAAAACCGGTAATTTTTTCTCCTTTTCCGAGGTTGATTTTTGTGCATGGTTTATGTTGTGGTTATTGTGGGATATTGATCGAAAGTGTATTTTCTGGGTTTTGTTCAGTTTTGTATTTGGATTGGAGGGTTTTATATATCCTGTGGTGATGATGGATATTTATATTGAGGGTAATAATTCATGTGGCTTTGTGACTTTTAACAGCATCATCATGATGCACTTTTTCTTGTGGATTAGCTCAAAATTTTGATAAGGTGAGTAGGTGAGGATGTGGATTGCGAGCATTCTCTTGGGAAAGCATAGGTCTGCTTTAAAGTTTGTGGacaatgtttttcatttatttttgaattttcctCCAAATCCATTACCGTATCTAATGTGATTATATTTCCTTCTAATTGGATTGGACATAAAACCTTTACTGGCTCCGGCTCCGGCTCCGGCTCCCTTATTGAGTGTATCCCAATCATGCATCAGTAATTAGCTTTGAATAGGTTTCTCTAAACAACAATGAGGGGCATAATTATTGCCCAGAGTCAACCGTCACGCGATATACTTACCATTATTTCATGTATGCTGGCTGCATTTGGCTCATAGAAATAATTGTTATCAAGACctttcatatgtggatttataACCTCTCCATGCGTATTACTTTATCTATTTATACGTCATTTATATATCTCAGCAAATTTGTTGTTTGGCTGTTTGCAATAGAAATCGATTATTCTTCATAACTGCATTTGCCTGCCTGCCCATTGTCCCTCGGCCCCCAAATTTTATTCTCTGGGTGAAATCTGTACGCTTGAATGTGGACTACTTTCCCTCAATTATGAAAAACGGTTGCAGTGTCTGGGATGCTTGTTTCTGCACACAGAGCATCAAGATTTGGCTATATAGTAGTcaaaagagagaaaaatatttcagaatttttacaatttaattCTGATTTCCAGCAATCCAGCTTTAGAGACGTGTTAAACTACTATACCAAAAGCTACTCTAATGAAtcgatttttatttttgttgcaTGGATTTGTAGTTCTTTGCCTGTATTTATGATATTCTGTATAATTGCAGGCAAACTTTGCATTGAGGTGACTCCTGCATCGAAGATTGCTTTCATCTCTGAGGAGTTGTGTATTGGGTGTGGTATATGTGTGAAGGTCTGTCCAGTGAGAGGAACATTTCTTTGCCTTAGTGTTAAATTTTCAAGCTCCCCAACTCACAAAATGTTTGACTTGCTATCTAGAAATGTCCATTCGAAGCCATCCAGATTATCAATCTGCCAAAAGACCTCGATAAGGATACCACACATCGTTATGGTCCCAACACCTTTAAATTGCATAGGTTTGACCTTGTTGCTGTTACCCTCAGTATATGGCTTTTGGCTATTACTTGCTAaccttctaattttttttacttagaTTACCTGTTCCAAGACCTGGTCAAGTTCTTGGCTTGGTTGGAACTAATGGCATTGGAAAATCAACTGCTCTGAAAGTTTTGGCTGGCAAATTGAAGCCTAACTTGGGACGCTTTAATGTAAGGCATTtaactttttttaattttttccatCGGAGGTTAATTTGTTTCTCAATGCTTCTCGTATAAAATTGTCTGGCAGAACCCTCCTGATTGGCAGGAAATTTTGACATACTTTCGAGGATCTGAGCTGCAAAACTATTTTACGCGTATCCTTGAAGATAATTTGAAGGTAATTTCTGATTAAAAGAAATTGCTGTCGAGATAAGAGATGCCATGTTTGTGTTTTAGTTAGAAATTCTGCAGAAATTGGCTGCTTCTATTTTGAAGTTTGTTTACGGAGTGATTTTGACGCTGCTTGAGTCACTACATTGTTCAAAACTTTTGAAATGATCTCtgcttttgttgaattcaggaAAATATCTCTTGGCCGGTGATAATCCTATAGGAATGTAGCCTACATAATTACCTTGATAGTTTGTGACGGCACATTTATTTCTTAATATCATTGTATGCATTTAGTCTCTTCTGATTGCCTGATTTATATAAAATGGTTAGTCggagttttattttatttcttacggAAAATATTAACAAGTCCTGTTGTAGCGGAGACTGTTTAAGTTCagtttttattataattgactTGTCATGTTCTAGCCTTTTGACTTGTGAATTTAAATCTCATTTCTTTCTTCCAAGTTGTGACACCTTTCTTACTATTGATGGTTGCTTTTATGCttcttttctaattttttttattcatttttcagGCAATCATCAAGCCACAATATGTGGACCACATACCGAAAGCTGTTCAAGGGAATGTTGGGCAAGTTCTTACTCAGAAAGACGAGAGAGATGTAAAAGAAGAACTTTGTGTTGATCTTGAGCTGACTCAGGTCATGGACCGCAATGTGGGAGATTTATCTGGTGGAGAGCTTCAGAGATTTGCTATAGCTGTTGTTGCTATACAGAATGCTGAGATTTATATGTTTGATGAGCCCTCAAGTTATCTTGATGTGAAGCAGAGGCTCAAAGCTGCTCAAGTTATCAGATCTTTGCTCCGACCCAACAGGTTTCATGACATTTCTGTTTGTACTCTTGTTTAGTAATCAGAGTTCACCCTTCTCTGTTACGAGACCTTacgctaaaaatattttacttctCAGCTATGTCATTGTTGTGGAGCATGATCTTAGTGTACTTGATTATTTATCGGACTTCATCTGCTGCCTTTATGGGAGGCCTGGTGTATATGGGGTTGTAACACTCCCGTTCTCCGTCAGAGAGGGAATCAATATATTTCTGGCTGGATTTGTCCCAACAGAGAATCTAAGATTTCGGGATGAATCTCTTACTTTTAGGGTAACTTGTAATAATTCATTTGAATATATAGCTCGTAACAGGAATTCTGGTGTTGAGTAAGATTGCGTTAGTACGTTTCTTTTCCTCTCAGGTTGCAGAAACTCCCCAGGAAAGTGCCGAGGAAATCGAGACATACGCGAGGTATAAGTATCCAACCATGACTAAAACTCAGGGTAATTTTCAACTGAAGGTTGTGGAAGGGGAGTTCACTGATTCTCAAATCATTGTCATGCTTGGCGAAAACGGGACAGGGAAGACAACGTTCATTAGGATGCTGGTAAATTAATTTATCGGTCTTATTGTTTGTGTGATGATATGGTCATTTTTTGCTAAAATTTGTAGCCATTTGAATTGCAGGCCGGTCTTTTGAAACCTGACTCAGTAGAAGGCTCAGATGTAGAGATTCCAGAATTCAATGTTTCTTACAAGCCACAGAAGATCAGTCCGAAATTCCAATCTACTGTTAGAATACTGTTACATCAAAAAATACGTGATTCTTATATGCATCCGCAGTTCGTATCAGATGTGATGAAGCCTCTCCTAATTGAGCAACTAATGGATCAAGAAGTCGTGAATCTTTCTGGTGGAGAATTGCAAAGAGTTGCTTTGACCCTCTGCCTTGGAAAGGTTATTTTTTGCCTGCATGtacttatttatttatatttttgtaaGCGAGTTGTCTTTGCTTGATAAGATAGTAGATATCATATGAAATATCTGCCGGAAATCCATCATGTTGCTTTGGTCCTCTTTAACATATTCTTTAAGATCTTTTTCTTGACCTTTCAATTTGATAAATGTCAGAAAATGCTGAGATTAAGTTGTATTGAATGTATACAACATTTTTACTTTTGTGCTTCGTACGTGTGCTTGTTTGTGTATGCTTTTACCGAATCATCACCACCATGACCTTTAGGGCCTGACCAATTGGCCCTCCCCCAAcccaaaaaattgaaattttattttattttagaagttCAAATTTGGGCTCCCAATATGATTGAGTCACCCCAGTCCCCGGAATTACTGCATCCACAGTGACGCATCAtctgatttatgatttatgatttgctTTTTTGGGTTTGCTTGCAGCCCGCCGACATATATTTAATAGATGAACCGAGTGCATATCTAGACTCTGAGCAGCGTATTGTTGCTTCAAAAGTCATTAAGAGATTTATACTTCATGCAAAGAAGACCGCATTTGTTGTCGAGCACGACTTCATAATGGCAACATACCTTGCAGACAGGGTTATTGTGTACGAGGGTAAGCCATCCATAGATTGCATTGCCAATTCGCCTCAATCTTTGCTGACAGGAATGAACCTATTCTTATCCGTAAGCCCCTAAACTTTACTACTAGGTCGGTCTCCATGAAATTTCATTCTTCGATTTGTACATCCAATCCTAACCACCAATGACAATGTGTCTTACTACTGTATGCAGCATCTAGACATTACTTTTAGACGAGATCCGACAAATTATCGTCCAAGAATCAACAAACTGGACTCGACCAAGGACCGGGAGCAGAAGTCTGCAGGATCATATTATTATTTGGACGACTAATTCCAATATAATATCCTCTCTAAAAGTGGTTTTCGGTTACCACTTTTACCGTCTGGGTGATATTATCTAGTGTTCCAAGTCCATCTTAAGGTGGCAAATCTTAGCAACGAAAAAAGGGTTTCAACATCTGGTGGCTAAAAGTGACTGAATGAATATGTTTGAAGAAAAGGCGATTTTTAGTGGTAAAATTGATTACCCATACGAGATGAGTCTGCTGTTATTGATTTCCAGTTTTGGCC
This window contains:
- the LOC142518344 gene encoding ABC transporter E family member 2, translated to MADQKLTRIAIVSSDKCKPKKCRQECKKSCPVVKTGKLCIEVTPASKIAFISEELCIGCGICVKKCPFEAIQIINLPKDLDKDTTHRYGPNTFKLHRLPVPRPGQVLGLVGTNGIGKSTALKVLAGKLKPNLGRFNNPPDWQEILTYFRGSELQNYFTRILEDNLKAIIKPQYVDHIPKAVQGNVGQVLTQKDERDVKEELCVDLELTQVMDRNVGDLSGGELQRFAIAVVAIQNAEIYMFDEPSSYLDVKQRLKAAQVIRSLLRPNSYVIVVEHDLSVLDYLSDFICCLYGRPGVYGVVTLPFSVREGINIFLAGFVPTENLRFRDESLTFRVAETPQESAEEIETYARYKYPTMTKTQGNFQLKVVEGEFTDSQIIVMLGENGTGKTTFIRMLAGLLKPDSVEGSDVEIPEFNVSYKPQKISPKFQSTVRILLHQKIRDSYMHPQFVSDVMKPLLIEQLMDQEVVNLSGGELQRVALTLCLGKPADIYLIDEPSAYLDSEQRIVASKVIKRFILHAKKTAFVVEHDFIMATYLADRVIVYEGKPSIDCIANSPQSLLTGMNLFLSHLDITFRRDPTNYRPRINKLDSTKDREQKSAGSYYYLDD